The genomic segment aataacaataatttttaaaacagctgacatttattgCACGACAACATGGTGCCAGGCGCTGAGCTGAGCCCCGTACGTGCCCTACCTCATTCTGTCCTCCCCACAACCTCCGGGTTGGGTGCTGTCATTCATGTGGATGACCAATTCACCAGCCACCAAAGAGCAATTTCTCTGAGCCCAAAAGTCAGTCACTATTTTGAGCCTTTTACAGAATGAACTCCACTGCACAAGCGTGTGCTCCCTTTTTAAACTTACTCTCGAGAAAGTTTGATGAGAGACGGACGTGCATTTAAAGCAGGACTCTAGGTGACTGTGCAtatgtgcgcgcgcgcacgcgcgtgtgtgtgtgtgtgtgtgtgtgtgagagagagagaggagagggagcgCCTGCCTGGAATGGATaaatctgtgtgtctgtctgccgGTGGGTGTGGGTAACAGCGTGTAAAAGGATGCCTGAGTGTGTGTGGGATTGAGCCTGCCTGTGTGTGAGTGGGTAGGTGGGTgcgtatgtgtgcatgtatgtgtgtgcgtgtgtggacgtgggggtgtgtgggtgtggatgTAGGTGTGAGgtcatgtgtgtgagtgtgtgggtgtgggtgtttgTGGGTGTCGATATAGGTGTGGGgtcgtgtgtgtgcgtgtgtggacgTGGGTGTTTGTGGGTGTGGATATAGGTGTGGGGccgtgtgtgtgagtatgtggaCGTGGGTGTTTGTGGGTGTGGATGTAGGTGTGGGgtcgtgtgtgtgcgtgtgtgcgtgtggaTGTGGATGTAGGTGTGGGgtcgtgtgtgtgcgcgtgtgtggaTGTGGGTGTTTGTTGGTGTGGATGTAGGTGTGGGAATGAGCCTGCCTGGGGCGGGGCAAGGGGTTGCGGGAGGGAGGCTTCCTTCCAACCAAGGCTCCTGGCTGCCAGCTGGCCAGAGACCAGGCGTTCCAGAGAGCCCGGTGAAACCAGTCTTTCGAGAACCCTGCCCAGGTCACGGTAAATAGGCCCTGCAGCAGGGAAGAGACTCTGGCTATAACGTCTGGGGAATGTTCCAGCAACCCTAGGTTTAACCCCCAACGAAACAGGCTGGCGGCTGCACACCCCAGCCCTCTGGGCTCACCTTGTCAGCCACAGAACGCAGCCCAGCCCTCAGTCTGTGGAAATCCTCCTAGACACTCCCCCTAAGAATCCCAGGGATAAAAAGGGATTTCACTTCTTATCAGAGGAGAAATCTGAAGAACCGATCTAAACTGTGTTCCAAAAAGCAGAGCACAAAATTGTACGTAGACAGTGATTTCAATGTGAAAACACGTAAGGGCAGCTAATGAGAGAGAGCATGgctgtaaaaatgaaaatgaaaaaaaaaaaaatgaaaatgattttgagCCTGTTGTCTTGTTacaagattttttaaactttaaaaaaaaaaagattaactttCTAAAAAGTTatcaaagtaaattaaaatattaaaagtgcttcttggggcttccctggtggcgcagtggttgagagtcagcctgccgatgaaggggacacgggttcgtgccccggtctgggaagatcccacatgccgcggagcggctgggcccgtgagccatggccgctgagcctgcgcgtccggagcctgtgctccgcgtccggagcctgtgctccgcaacgggagaggccacagcagtgagaggcccgcgtaccgccaaaaaaaaaaaaaaaaaagtgcttcttTCTAAGTCACAGGCTtctggattgtttggttttgatttctGCCTGTTTTCAAAGGTTCTGATGATGATATGTAGGTCTTTTTAATTAAcattaaggaaaagaaattccCTAATAAATGGAACAGGAATACAGTAAGTAGTCCAGAATCCAGTCTATGAAATGAGCCAGGAGTCCTTTCTGTAGCCACAAAGCCTTTTACAGATGGATGTCCTGGGACGCTCGGGTGTGATGAGAGGGGTAACCCGAGGTTCAGGACAGGAGAGTACCCTGTCATAGGGCAGCTGTGCCCAATGGCAGATGGAGGGGCTCGGAGAACAAGGGGAGAGGACTGGATCAAACGGCAGCAACAGCACCAGGAAGCTGCTCCCCGTCCTCTTAACTGAGGGCCACCTTGGGCACCTCTAGGAAATTCCATAACCCTCACATCCTCCTGGCAAGTTCTCCTGAGAAGTTCTGCAGGACTCAAAACTCCCTAAGGCCAAaggaaggcagaaagagagagccAGCCCTAGGACAGGCAAGGCAAGCTGTCCCTCCCCGCAGGCTGGGCTGAAGGAACCAGGGGGCTCCCCTAAAATCAATCACCAAGTCAGCGACATAAGGGTCCGGTCCGCCCTCCCCCTCTAGGCACACTCCCCTCTTAGAGAGTGTCTGATAAACAGGCTTGCGGCCCCTGCCTTCGAGGAGACAGACTGGCAGGAAAACGTCAGGCGAGGCACCACTCCTTTCCCTCAAGGATATCCTAGCTGTTCAGTTACCTGGTTCATCAGCAGGACAGCACTACCTCAGGAGACGGGCACACAGTGgtggcccctcccagcccctctggaAAGAACTGAGAGGCGGTCACATATGCAGAAGCAGTTTCCCCCAAAGTCGGGGCACCAAGGACTGAGAAGCTCATTTCTCACCCTTTGGTCTCGTCCAAGTGCTCCCAGAACAAGAGGCACAGACAGGAAAAGTACTGTGTCTATTCCCCCTCGAAGATCCAGCTGAAATGTCAGATTTCTACTGACAAGACAAGCAAGGCTCCGGCTTCCGGAGGGTCCCCTGCCCCTATCCATTTCTCCTGCAGGACACAGGAGAAGTGTGGTTTTGTGTTTCTGTGCACTGTTTTCCATATTAAACATCTGTACAGTACCACCTGTCCTGACCAGAGAAGTCCAGGAAAACTCTAGAGCTGGTCTTTTGAATTAGAAATACAAGACTTTTGACAAGTAAAGATCTAAGAAGCTCTTATTAGGGCCTGGCCGTAAGGCAGAGCCTTCCAGTACACAAATAATAGCTTTAGGAAGAGATCTGTAAATAGAAGATGGGTGAGGTGCTCTCAGCTCTGGCTCCTCTATGGAAGCTGGCGCACGGGCTGCACACGCACCACACTGAAGAGAAAGTGAGCAGCAGCCTGGCCAGTGTTTTGTCAGTTGCTCCGCTGGCATCTCTGCCCCAACAGGCAGCTCCTGTCACTCGCTCAGATATACTTGCCCCGGGGGAATCTTCTTGAGATCAGATCACCAGCTCAGTTCAAGAGTGTTTCCAGGTGGAGCTGTCCGAGATCAGGTGTAGAGCTGCCTTCGCTCTCCACTCTGGAGGCCGCCCTCTCCCAGAACCTCGTGACCACTGTCCCATCCCACAGCTGGGCTCAGCACTCGCCCTATGCGACCTCCCCAGGAGGCTCCCCAAACCAGGCCTGCATGGCTCTTTCTCATCTCGCCAGAGAGCCGCTTGGGCCAGGCTTCTCCATGCCTCACACGCTCTGCCTGCTCTCAGTTGGCTCCCAAACCTTTCAGCCGGGTCCCCGCCTCACTCCCGAGCCCCACGTGCCACTTCCCCCGCATACCTGCCTGGATGGACTGCACCCTCGTGCTGCTTGGGGTGGTCCAGGGCCAGCAGCACGGGCATCATCGGAGAGCTTGTCAGAAAGGCAGACCCTTGGGCCGCACCCCAAACCCACTGAGTTCTCATCTGCGTTTGAACAGAATATCTAGGCAGTCGGACATTCGTTGAAGCGACAGGTGCTCCGGTGCACACAATGCTGGGCACAGAAGTCTGATAAAGGGTGACACCGTTATTATTTAGCACCACCCCTCCCTCCGCCCTCACCAAACTGGCTCtgcttccctcctctgcccactcCCGTCAAATGACAACATCATCAACTTGAATCCCAGGCAAAACCCTCAGATGTTCACAACTACTTCCCACCCCGACTAATAATCACTGGGCTCTGTCATTCTGACTGCAGAAGCGTCTGGAGGCCTAGGCCTTCCCGGGTCCCACCGTGCCTACCTGTCTCCCTGGTAGACAGCGGCTGCTGTGAACAGGGCTGTGTTAGTCCTCTGACTCCCAAAAGCTAGCACACCGTCTGACACACAGGCTTCCAAAAGTTAgatgtttgttgaacaaatgaaaagaacaagCAGGTGGAGGGAAATAAGATACTTAAGGTGTACCAGACGGGAGGAACCCAAAGCAAATGCAAAAATTATGCAGTGTTCTGTCCAGCCTGTATAAAGTTGTTTCAGGAATAATATTAAGCAGGTGGGGAAAATGTGATGTGACATAGCTGGAAATATGGGAGGAGTTTTCGAGAAATTATTTCTAGCTTTTTCCCTCCAAAATATAACTCACTAACTGTCTATGAGGAGCAGTAATAGGTGCAAGGTTACCCCAGGGGTCAGTGACCAAAGACTAAAGAAGAGCTGAACACCTGGGACAGGCAGGAATGCcccggagggagggggagggaggggcacagcgGAAGCTGGAGGGTGGGTTTCAATGAGGGGCGGAGCTTCCAAACTCTCAAGTGGAGAGTTCTTTCATCACTGTGCTTCCAGAGTCTGGGGGAGCATCTGTGGTGAAGGAAAAACACAGCAGGGCCAGGAGCAGCCCAGGGAAGCTTCATTTTAAGATTTCGAGCTGTAGCCAAACTCAACCAAAACTCCCAGTACTGCGAACATTCTAGACGAGGTTTAAGTGGAAGGACCAAGGTTCAAATTGCAGGAGCCTCTCAGTGGCCTCACAGCTCTCACCAATTAGTGGGTCTTACTCCTGAGAGCCTGCAGCACGAGGCATCGTGTCTTGCACATAGCACGGGGTTCAGTAAACAGTGACAGCTGCCTTGAGTTGGAAGGCAGAAGCGGCTGGGAAGCTGTCACCTCGTTGCTTTGGTCCCTAGGCGAAGCTCAGCGCCCCCAGGCCTGCAGTGACTCTCTGAGCCTGTCTCTAAGTGTGTGGGAGCACATTCATGACTCCCACTAATGAGTGAAGCCATGTCAGCTCTTAATGGTCAAAGACCGCTTATTCACTGAGAACCTGAGGCACAGGGAAGGAGAACCAAGACTCCACACTCTGCTTCTCAGTCCCTGACCTGAACCTCTGATACACGTGTCACTGCAGGAGCACCTCCTGGCTTTCTTGGGGCAGCTGGAAATGTCAAGTCCCTGGATAACAGCACAACACACCCATTTTTCTTTAGCCCTTATCAGCTCGTCAAAATTCTAACACTTCTGGAATGCGGATAGGATAATTCTCTCTCAAAGCTGACAggtcattctttcattcagtgaCTTTTTATTGAggtcttactatgtgccaagaaccATGTTACGTGCCAGAGATATATTGGTGAACAGAACTTAGAGCCCTGCCCTTTGGAACTGACATTCTAGTgggaagagacagacaataaaaaacaaagtaaactgGTAAATTGTACAGTTGTTAGAAAGTagtatgagaaaaggaaaaatgagcaCAGGGTAGGTCTGGGTAGATCAGGAAGGTCAGGGTGGGAAGGGGGTTACAGTTTTAACTAGGGTGAcaggaaggcctcactgagaaggtgaagTTGAAGCAGACCCGAGGGAGGGGAGAGTAAGCCATGCAAAGTCTAGGAAGAACATTCCTGCCTGAGGGAACAGCCAGGGCAAAGGCTCTAGGGTGGGAGTGTCCTCAAGGCCAGCAAGGCTAGCAGGGCTTGCCAGAGACAGCCATTCGCTTGTTGCTCATTCATCGTTTAAGAAACATTTACTGTTAATTTCTTTGCTAGCAACTGAGTGGAGAAAACACTAATCAGGCATGATCCCAACCCTCAGGGAGCTTATAATGCTGGTGGGTAAGGTGGAGATAAAATGACCTGAAAAGAGGATTTTACACCAGCAGCGGAAAGACTCTGGCAGAATTCAGGACCCTCACCTGAAGGTGAGGTGAAGGAGGTGCCAAAGAGTCCCCTGAGGCGCAGAAAAGACCCTCGGCTAGACTAGCAGGCACCCTGGCCCCGATTTTGGTGCTGATGATGCTGCTGGCTGTGTTAACCTGGCTTGGTGGGTTTTCTTAGCTAAAAAAGGAGCCTTCCAAACACCAGATTTGTAAAGAAAATCCTTTACGTTGCAGGTGTACACTACGCGTTTGCCGCGTCCTGGAGGGCCTCAGACTGAAAAGGTAGATGCCAGATGGAAAGATCTGCCAGAGGTCACACTGCGGGGAGCCCAGCATGGCAACGAACAAGGAAGTGATGGTGTGACCATCCCTCACACTTGCATCTCCAGGGCCTCACACTGCACAGGGCAGACTGTGCCTGTGTTCCCATGGAATTACCAGCACCCGCTCCAGGCCTCAGTCTCAGGCTGCAAGCCTGTTACGGAGGAGAGTCCAGTGGACTAAAATGTGCATCTGCAGAGCCCCACGCAGCAGTGCTCTGGCCTGAGAGATGCTAGCTCTGCTTCCTCAGCTTCAGGAAGCggtaccttattttttttatttatttatttttttgagtccAAAGGTGGCCCTGCCGAGACCCAGGAAGCTCCCACCCTGCTGATCAGGGGCTGAGAAGCCTGACCAAGCCAGTCCATACAGGTTGGATCCAGATGTGGGCTGAACGATGCTTGTCGGGCGTGTCACCAGCAACAGTCCCAAAGACCATCGAGGTGGTAAGGAGGAAGCTGCCCTGCTGAGTCCTAACCCGGTTCCCGACCAAGCAACATGGGAGAGGTCCTCTGGGCCTCGAGgctgcagggtggggtggggcacaAATCCTCAGTGCTCTTCTGTTCAGACCCCGAAGCTCCCCCCAGGCTGTGCCGTCACCACGGGTCCCTCTGCAGCGAGACGGCCTTACTGGGCTGTCTCCCACTCAAGTCCTCCTCAGCTCTGACGCTGAGATTCAGTCTTTCAAACTGAAAAAGGGAAGGTACCTGGCCCTGACCCCGACCCCAGCATCCTTGCCAGGCCAGCTCCTCCCAAACCCACTCCATCACCCACTGATTCAAGCCAGTTCAAGCTCTCCTCCACTCTCGGTTCCAGAAATGACTGAAAAGGGTCTGGGCGCTGGCTCCCAGCTAGAAGCTAGAAGCCCTCAGCCAGAGGGAGTTCCACCAATGGGAAACACAGCCAAGTCCCCAGGTTTAGGATAAggtccctccccctcttcctccattCCTTTATAAAGACCTTCCCTTtctgcctcctctctccctttggCCTAGGAGGGTTTTACTCCATAATTGGTTTGTTTACTGTCACTCTGAAGGCTTTGGGGTGGCAGAGGTAGGAGAAAAGTTTTGTTGCAAGTGAGGAAAGGGGTGTGTGCCCTGAGCTCTGAGGCTGGTGAGTAAACCCTCCGAGTGTCTCTCTAACTACCTGAAAATCGGCCAAGAACCCATGTGAGAAAAAAACACAAGGCAATGCAAGGCCCGCTGAAGATTCCCAGCGGACCACAGGAGGGAAGCTTCTGTTTGGCGCCTGGGAAAGACAGAACAATAACCAAAACTTAATCGGCTTGCTTCTGCTGCATAGTCCAAAGCGTTACTTGGCATTGCTCTGGGCGGGGAGCCAACCAGAGCCCTCCCAATTCAGCTTCTGTGGGCCAGGAGCTCCAGGGACACTGTTCCCCTGCTCCAAAACCTTCCAGAGCTCCAAGCTTCCAGCAGTCTGACTGCCCTGACTTTCAGGCTCTTCCTGAGGCCCCAGATGACTCAGTCTCTCCCCCACTGACCAGTGATCAGCAGAGCCTGTACCCACAGGAACAGGACCACCTGCTGGGCCACAAGCACATCCTTTGCTCCCCAACTCAGCTTCTCTGCTCGAGGGGTTCCCTCTGCCTCAAGTACCAAGTGTCCCCACCTTTCAAGGCTCTCCTCAAATGTTCTCTCCCCTGTGAAGGCTTTCCCAGTTcacctgccccttccccacccgACCCTTTCCCCACCTGACCCCAGTGAGACGTGCTTGTCCTAATCTCCATGCCCTGGTGTTGGCCTCTTCTGAGGCATTAGCTTCCCTCTGTCTGGCTCCCAGGTGGGTGAGTGTGTCTTGCTCTGCTTTGATTCACCTGAAGCGCAAAGCACGGTTCCTGGCAGACAGCAGATGCTTAAGAACTGTTTCTGCGGCCCTGAGTACCgttcacctcagaggcacaggaggTGCTGAGCAAAGGGACACAGAGTCACGCAAATGGAACGCTAAGATCAGCAGACACAAACCAGGCAAGGATACGCGCGACACCACAAAGAGTGAAGCGGGAGCTGCATCAGGCCTTACCCTTCTTGAACTCCTCCAGCATGGCATCCAGCTTGGTATCATGGAAGACGAAGTGCACTGGGTGGTTGTAGAAGCGGGTGATGGTCTTGAGGGGGGTGCAGTCATCGGGGTCCACGAAGGCCAAGTCTTTGACGTAGAGAATATCTACGATGTTGGATTGCTCGTCTTCATACACGGGGATGCGCGTGTAGCCGCTTTCCATAATCTCCGACATGGTGTTGAAGTCCAGGATGGCATCGTTCCGGATCATGAAGCAGTCCTGCAGCTGGGTCATGATATCCTCCACGGTTTTGGTCCGGAGTTCCAGGGCCCCCTGGATCATGTTCAGCTCCTCTTTCACGAGGTCATTATAGGGTTCCGTCACCTTCAACATCTCCATCAGCTTCTCCCGATTGTAAACGGTGCGGATCTCCTGACCCAGGAAAAAGTCCAGGAGCttgctgatggggaaactgagggggAAGGTGAGTAGCATAAAGAATTTGGTGAGAATGATAGTGTTCGCGCCCACAGCCAGCCCATGTCGGGAGCACAGGGCCTGAGGCACAATCTCCCCAAAGATGACAATGCCTATGGTGGAGAAGGCCACGGCCACCAGCCCAGACCCGATGAGGTTATCTACAAGGATGGTGAGGGAGGTGTTGACCAGCACGTTTCCCAGGAGCAGGGAGCAGAGCAAGTAGTTGCCCTTGCGTCGGATGGGCTCGATCTTGCGGGCATAGCGCCTCTCCTTCTGAGTGCCACAGTTCTGCACGATGCTCAGCTCCATGGGGTCCAGGGCCATAAGCCCCAGATTGAGGCCAGAAAATATGCCCGACAGCACTAGCAGCACCAAAATGAGGAGGATGTGCAGCCAGAGGGGCAGGAacctcccagcctcctccaccaTGAAGAGCAGCGAGTCCTTGTCCGTCCACTTCTGCCAGGGTCCGTCCACGCCGGCGCGGGTGCACAGCGCATACAGCTTCATGTTCTCGCTCCTCCGGAGGAACTTAGTGAGCACCACCAGCATCCCGGACGTGTCCCCGCGGCTCACGTTGACCAGCTTCTGGACGACCAGGTCCTTGGTGAGCTCGGGGCAGCTGGTGGAGTTGTGGATGGTCTCGGCGTTGTCCACCTCGGTGAAGGAGATCAGGTTGCTGGAGAGGGAGCCCAGCCTCTGGCCGTACAGCCTCAGGTTCACCGTGCTGCCCTCGGACACGAAGATGATGCCATCCGAGTTCATCCCGCACGATTTGTTGCAGCTCGCCAGCCTCATGCCCAGGATCGCGCTCCGCTGGGGGTCGCCCTGGCCGCGGGCCCCCCGCGCCCACAGCAGCACCAGCAGCACCGGCGCCACCAGGAGGAGGCGCCCTCGGGCCGGCCCGCCGCCCGGGCGCCCGCCCCCGCCCACCGGCGCCATGTTGCTCCGGCTCGGCCGCCGCCGCTCCCCGCGCCCCTCCGCGCAGCCCCTCTCACGCCGCCGACCCTGCCGCTCCGCCGCCGCCGAGCCAACTGCCCGGGCCGCCTGCCTGACGTCAGGTCAGCGCCCCGCCTGCCACGCCACGCCACGCCCCTCATTTGCATGGGAGGCCCCGCCTCCTGGCGCGCGGCTCCAGCGCCCTCCCTTAAGGAGGTCCGGCATTTAAGGTGGGG from the Globicephala melas chromosome 12, mGloMel1.2, whole genome shotgun sequence genome contains:
- the CNNM4 gene encoding metal transporter CNNM4 isoform X2, whose protein sequence is MRLASCNKSCGMNSDGIIFVSEGSTVNLRLYGQRLGSLSSNLISFTEVDNAETIHNSTSCPELTKDLVVQKLVNVSRGDTSGMLVVLTKFLRRSENMKLYALCTRAGVDGPWQKWTDKDSLLFMVEEAGRFLPLWLHILLILVLLVLSGIFSGLNLGLMALDPMELSIVQNCGTQKERRYARKIEPIRRKGNYLLCSLLLGNVLVNTSLTILVDNLIGSGLVAVAFSTIGIVIFGEIVPQALCSRHGLAVGANTIILTKFFMLLTFPLSFPISKLLDFFLGQEIRTVYNREKLMEMLKVTEPYNDLVKEELNMIQGALELRTKTVEDIMTQLQDCFMIRNDAILDFNTMSEIMESGYTRIPVYEDEQSNIVDILYVKDLAFVDPDDCTPLKTITRFYNHPVHFVFHDTKLDAMLEEFKKGKSHLAIVQKVNNEGEGDPFYEVLGLVTLEDVIEEIIKSEILDESDMYTDNRSRKRVSEKNKRDFSAFKDADNELKVKISPQLLLAAHRFLSTEVPQFSPTLISEKILLRLLKYPDVIQELKFDEHNKYYVRHYLYTHNKPADYFILILQGKVEVEAGKENMKFETGAFSYYGTMALSSSPSDRSPSHPAPLSRSASLSYPDRSETASSTAPLAGSSQFGSSILGQYTSDFSVRALMDLQYIKRWHPTGLLEEGFPLGGKKVLPRKQRTK
- the CNNM4 gene encoding metal transporter CNNM4 isoform X1, encoding MAPVGGGGRPGGGPARGRLLLVAPVLLVLLWARGARGQGDPQRSAILGMRLASCNKSCGMNSDGIIFVSEGSTVNLRLYGQRLGSLSSNLISFTEVDNAETIHNSTSCPELTKDLVVQKLVNVSRGDTSGMLVVLTKFLRRSENMKLYALCTRAGVDGPWQKWTDKDSLLFMVEEAGRFLPLWLHILLILVLLVLSGIFSGLNLGLMALDPMELSIVQNCGTQKERRYARKIEPIRRKGNYLLCSLLLGNVLVNTSLTILVDNLIGSGLVAVAFSTIGIVIFGEIVPQALCSRHGLAVGANTIILTKFFMLLTFPLSFPISKLLDFFLGQEIRTVYNREKLMEMLKVTEPYNDLVKEELNMIQGALELRTKTVEDIMTQLQDCFMIRNDAILDFNTMSEIMESGYTRIPVYEDEQSNIVDILYVKDLAFVDPDDCTPLKTITRFYNHPVHFVFHDTKLDAMLEEFKKGKSHLAIVQKVNNEGEGDPFYEVLGLVTLEDVIEEIIKSEILDESDMYTDNRSRKRVSEKNKRDFSAFKDADNELKVKISPQLLLAAHRFLSTEVPQFSPTLISEKILLRLLKYPDVIQELKFDEHNKYYVRHYLYTHNKPADYFILILQGKVEVEAGKENMKFETGAFSYYGTMALSSSPSDRSPSHPAPLSRSASLSYPDRSETASSTAPLAGSSQFGSSILGQYTSDFSVRALMDLQYIKITRQQYQNGLLASRMENCPQFPPDGCTICTENLTDKSELPLVDETTTLLNERNSLLHRASLEGAI